One Tachysurus vachellii isolate PV-2020 chromosome 5, HZAU_Pvac_v1, whole genome shotgun sequence genomic window, GCATGGAGGAGATGATGAGCTAATTCATGAGTTGCTCAGGGGCTCCTGGTTGTTTAATTCCAAATTGaatgtatatgactgtagaaaggacattatttatgattacactctctggtgtcacctaactgaggatgggttcccttttgagtctggttcctcttaggTTTCTCTCTCATCCCAtatgggagtttttccttacctCAGTCACCTTAGGCTTGCACATTAGGGTTAAATACAAATAGATTTACATAAAAATTTtatgttttgagacaatgtcttttgttaaaagcgctatacaaataaaattgaattgatttgaactTTAACTTGGTGAAGAATTGATATGATATATGAACCGGAAACTGCTACATTTAATTTTGGAAACATGATCATTTAGGAGAAATTTGACTTGGTTGCTTTTACTGACAAtgaagtaaaacaaaaataaaagaaaagaaaactttacTCCAAGTAATAAATATGTACTATGTTTTTTATGCTTTAGGTGCATGATGTTTGACTGTAAATCCTTTCCCACACGTATCCTGGAACACAAGTGTATTCAGATTTGAACTGTATTATTGTATAGAATTGTactataaaaagaaatgtttcacAGATTTTCAAGCCTTGTGCAAATGCAGACTGTGGGCCCCTTTTCATTTTTTGAAAAAGCCCTTTAAGGCCCCCTCCACCTAGAGGAAGACATTCCCTGAGAGTCACACCCCTAACTGCATACGCTGCACACAAGTTTGCGTGTTTCCTAGCAGCTGTAAAGAAAACAGGATTtcagaatgttaaaaaataaatcgcATAGATTGACTCATTCACTGTTTCCCTTCACAGCCTGCAGGTTTCATGCTCCTGTCCCCCTGCCTagaccattcacacacacaaaagagctAACAGTTTGTGAGAGTAGGCGTGTGTGGACTGTCAGATGTGTGCCCAGTAGAGCAGTGAGCaaagtatttatgtatgtatgtgtgtgtaagtgagctGTAAGCAGTACTTAAGGTGGGTGTAAACTTCCATCAGGAGCAGATTAAGTCCCTGTGATCATCACCATGTGAAACCAGTCAGGCTTTTTATAGCTAATAGGATAAAGCTGGGCTGCCTGACTGACTATGAGTAGTTCACAGCAGGTAGTTTAGCACTACTACTGCCATATAGAGAACCAGTAGACCGCTGCATCACACACTGCATGCTGAACACTCAACAGCCCAGCTGCATCGCAAGGATAAGAATAACTATAGTTACTGTTTCATAATAAATCCACTAAAATATACAGTTGTACTCAAAAGTTGGCCTACCTTTGCAGAATCTGCAAGATGTGttccatttttaaacaaaacataagttatttcttataggactcaAGTTAATGTGAATGGCATAACAGGTTGTCACAACCATCAAACAAAACTATatgaaaataaggaaataatctctgttcaaaagtttgcatacctttagttcttaatatcaTGTACAAATTCATCATGCAAATGCAAagtctgccagtattttctgataacaagCTACATTCATCTTACTaacttccctgtgccactggagctcatACAGCCACAAAACATAAGGGAACCatcaccatgctttacagtggggatggtgtacttttcaccgtAGGCCTTTGTGACTCCTCTCCAAACTCAGcatttatggttgtgactatatAGTTAAAATTTTGGTCTCATGACTCCAAATGACTTGTCTAGTTGCTGTCTGGCGTATTGAATATAtgcctttttgtggcatgggtgCAGTAATGGCTTTCTCTCGGCAACtcgaccatgcaggtcatttgtgtttaaGCACatccttattgtgctccttgaaaaACCACTACTTTTTgcagagcagcctgtatttctctcgaAGTTGTTTTTGGAAGTTTTTCTTTGCGTTCCGAACAATTCTTTCCCGCAgtagtgggtgaaatctttcttaGTCTACCTGACTGTGGTATAATATCACCAGAAtctcttattttccacctcttaATCAGAACTGTACTGACTGGCATTTGCAAGTGTTGCAATATCTTTTTCCTGCTTTTCAAAGTTCAACTGCTTTATTATGCAGATCCATTTCAGTTCTTTTGTTTTCCCCATGGtgtatccagccaagtcagaGCATTACcacatgagctgagaaactcactggctatttatgcacagacactGATTACAATTATAATGAGCCATAGGTGTGGGAACTTTAATAGTCATTTAGACCTCTGTGTTTCAACCTGTGtctttataatgtggccaatcGTTTAAgggtatgtaaacttttgatcagggtttATTAGGTGATTccagttatcattaggttttaaaaaggagtcagaCAACTATGTGATTtagataattaattaattagataATTAATGACATCATGTGACCACACAGCAAAAAGTCCAGTGTTAAATTAACTCACAGAGTTTATTTCAACACTTTTTCAGAGTTTATATAGCTCCACACTCTCTGGAGTTTAATTAACACTTTCTAAATAGTTAAATACTTAACACTATGCTGGAGTTCCTAATTTAACTccaaaaaaagtgttaaaataacACTAAAAGGGATATCGAAAAACTGTTGTGAGTTGCATGTTTTAGGTGGTTAAAATTAGTTTCCTTCTTAAAAGatctacaaaataataaataaactaaagcgCAAAATAATTCcatgaacctttttttatttttaaaagttcaattaaaacattacaaaagaAGGTATGATATACAAACTTTCATAGACAACACTGTATGAACTTTGAATATCAAATGGCTTATAAAATTCAATCtctgacatttttataatacacCTTTCATCACTTCTTAGTACTCTGAATGCATGAAGATGCTCATCAAAATTTTCTGTGAATAGTTTGTTTGCCAACAGATAAATGTGATCTGTCAAATAAGTGATGTACTTTTGGTTGACAAAGACTGGCATTTCATCTTCTATTGCACTGCACACCACAAGTCCAGCTCTGTATTCTACACCATCTACTTTAACCCAACTGGTTGAGAAAACATCTTCCGATAGGAACATTTCAAGCAGTTGAGCATTCTCATCTTCTATGGAAAATGATTTAATTGGCCCAAACTCATCATGTTTGAGGGTAAAGGTTTCCCAATGGTAAGCAATGGCCATCTGATGCTTTTTAGCTAAGGACTTTATattcttttatgtttttgaaatttttaaagaaatctttgAACATTTTATGTTTCGATTCAAATCTCATTGACCACATATATAATAAGGGGCCAATTTTCCTTATAGAAGAAGGGTAATGAATCATGTAGTGATGCTTGGGAAGCAAATTTTTTTGTGGATACAAGTTCTTAAATAGTTTGTGGTGGCCAGCAATCAAGTGCTTCAAATACACTGTCAAGCCTGAAGTGAGACAAGGTGAAAACACTATGTTCATTATTTGAAGTAACATAAGCAACAAACTCCAGTTCTTGTGTCCTGGAGGAACAATGTCTCCTAACAAAAGTGGCAGATTTTTCACAAGACAATGTCTGGATGGAATTTAAACCAATGCTATTACCAGCACTCTCCAAAATAACCTTTGTGGGGCGATTTTTACGTTCTAAAAATCCATAATCAAAAGAATAAATCCTAGAAAGTAAATCCTCTTCAGATATAAGTTTTGGGTGAGATGACCAAAAAGCAATTTCATTTCGTATTGAGCCACTCCTTCAAGGAGGTCATGCATTATATCGAAGGAGTAGTTATTGGTAACATGAAAATACTTCAGTGTATTAattgtggaattttttttcaaaccaTACAGTGACCTCAATTGTGGGTTTTCCTGGAGAGACTTGCAATGCATTTCAAAGATTTCTTTTCCACGAAGGACCACCTTAAGATCATCCTCATTGTATACTGTTTGAGAATCATTCTTTTCAATTAAACAAAGGCAACAGAAATGATGGCTACTAAATGACTCATTAAAACCAAGAATCGAGTGCATCCCTAGATTATCACCAGTGATTTGTGTGATGGTGCCATATATCTGCTCATCTGAGAATGGAAGACTTAATCCCTGGCTTTCAAGTATCTTAATATCATTTATCAACGGTTCCAGTATAACATCAAAACTGTACTTGCTTAAATCTTGTGCGTGAAAAAGTGCTAACAAATGAATGTTCATAAGAACCGAATTAAATTTTGGGGGCAAGGttcttacaataaaataaagacagccAATTTTGTGGATACAACGTTTGGAGCCAAGGGGGTTTGCTGTTTCAAAATCATCATAGTATATTTGGATTTGTAATGCATGTCTCTTTGTTGTAAATAAAGGATGGGATTTAAAATAACTTCCATCTCTAAAATCTGTAAAAAGTTCAGACTATGATCTATAATCTTTCCTTAGGAGATCACAAATTTCTGGATTTCTGCACATGAATTTCAATGTTTCTAAAACTGGCACATATATAGAAGTATCATTCACTGGTACTTGGTCATAAGTGCCAGATTTCTGATTCAACCTGTTGTCATACCGCACACCTAGTTTTATCTCAACGGGCTCTACAACTCCCCATTTttctttaaagtgtttattccGTTTCCATTCGGTATTCAGATTTGTGAATGGGTTCTCTAATTTTTCAAACAATTAATTTCTTACAGTTTTGCAGGGGTCATTTGTAGGCAAAGCAGAGAGTATGTTATGCTTTGTTTGTGAGTGAAGCTCATCTGTTAGCTCCTCTAAATCTCCCACAATTGAGGACACCAAACTGTTTGGAAACCCACTTGCTTGTATTTTGGCCACTATGGATTCACACAATTCTTTAGTTGAATTTTTAGCAAGCCCTAAATCATTGTTCTGATATAGCACTGGAACAAGGAGACTGATGCTGGGGATCCATAAGGTCCTCCAAAGCATCTACTTGAGATGAGCTTGCAACTGGCTCACTTGAAGAACATCCAACAGTTGAACTTTGAGCAATCATCTGAACATTGCAATGAACACTATTAAGGTGCTTACGAAAACCTGCATACGTTTGGAACTGATGCCTACAACCTTGCTGagaacaaattaatttgaactTAGATCCAGGGTAGAAACTATGTTCACCTCTTAAATGCGAAATCAACTGTTGACTGTCTGGGCGCTGTttttgacaaataaaacagatcagCATTCTCTCAATATCATACTGCCCGACTAAGTTAAGGTTACTGTCTGGTTAAGCAGTCTGGCTCTCAAATCTCTAACCCTGGGAGACTCCTTCATTTTCCCTACATCAAATGTTGTTGTTTGCAGGAATGTGTAAAAGTTTACAAGTGCACAATCATAGGACAAATTGAACACAAAATGCGCCTTGAAAAGTTCATCAAATGCTCCAAGGGAGCGGTTTGCCTGGCATGGGATGAGATGCTTATCCAGGGCGATGTAGAAGCTGTCGTTCTTGCTTTTCTGGCGTCCAACAGCAAGGAGGTACGGATGCTGATGCTGGTTGCTGTTGACGTGCTCCTCCAAATTGCAGCATGACTAaagttaaaatgaacatttaatatTAGACACAATGTCCAGTTACAGAGAGAACAACATTATAAAAGTGATTGTTCAAACAACTCAGTGGCTAGTAAAATGTGATTGCATTTGAAGACTTGATTTTAATTTCCATATCTGTGCAACCCACAacacaatattaaaatgttgaTACCTTATGAAAAATTACAAGTCTTTCAGCAGCATCACATGCACTGATTTTTGGAGACTTCTGTCCTCCTGGTGGTGGTGGAAGGAGATGTATCAATAAAAGAAGAGATGCCATTTCCTGGTCGTAGACTGGAGACAAAATTCACATGAAAGATTCACATGAATTAATGCAAAACTTAAAatgaaatactttaaaaatatagaGCATTTTAAACGTTCACCCGATGTGTTTATGTAGTCTTTAAGACTTTATGtagtttacttttttaatttttaaaattaatctgGAACACATCCATCTCATAGGTTGTTTGCTCATTTTAATGTTTGtcatcaaaacaaaacagtaattTTAACTGCAAATATGCATAAAAACAAGTTCATCAAATACAACATACTTGTTTCATGGAGATAACTTCCTTCAGGACGTTCTGCTGATAGCAACAACTGACTCAGCTCTGGTGTTGAAGTAACTTGCTTGGCCTCTTTAATGACATTTGGCCTGAAGAACGTGTCCCACTTCTGAAGCAGCCTGGATGATGTCTCAGCGTCAAACAGGAGAGTGAAGTCTTGATCCACCTTTAAGAAAAAGatattaaactgtaaaaaatattctaaaattgCATGCCTTTGGAAACATGTTATTCCAAACTTACCAGCCCTTTTGTATCTAGGAATCTTGGGAAGGTGGAGAGGATATCAGCAGTAGAGCCTGGATCTTTAACAAGCTTCTGGCGATGCTGAAAGGTCTCTCTCATCTTTTGGAATATTAGGGACTTGTCTGTGGTATGGTTGAGCAAAGACATACTGTAGCTTCTCTGCAAGCATTCCCATAAAGTTGCCCTTCAAAATTAGTAGCCCTTTGGCATTTTGGGCCTCCTAGAGAAACATCACGAGGGCTGTCTAGTGGCAAAGATCCTCGTCGAATCTGCCTGTGGACAGTTTTCATATGCCAAGCAATGTATCCTGTGTTGCTTGCAGCATCATAAAAGTGTTCCTTAAAAGAATCAAATTTCTATGTCACAGATATAATACCATTGCAAGTTCAACATGAAAGGGTCATGCAGAGAATGACTTACATAGCCTTTCTTGGAATATGGATCTCTCAGGGAAGGGAACAGCACCACTATGCCATGAGCATACTGTTCTCTGATAGGTTTAGTAGGGAGTTGCCTAAGGGAAGATATCAAATTtgatatcatttatttacacaatggCCATGCagttatttgtataaaaaaataaataaaaata contains:
- the LOC132846038 gene encoding uncharacterized protein LOC132846038, yielding MSLLNHTTDKSLIFQKMRETFQHRQKLVKDPGSTADILSTFPRFLDTKGLVDQDFTLLFDAETSSRLLQKWDTFFRPNVIKEAKQVTSTPELSQLLLSAERPEGSYLHETIYDQEMASLLLLIHLLPPPPGGQKSPKISACDAAERLVIFHKSCCNLEEHVNSNQHQHPYLLAVGRQKSKNDSFYIALDKHLIPCQANRSLGAFDELFKAHFVFNLSYDCALVNFYTFLQTTTFDVGKMKESPRMIAQSSTVGCSSSEPVASSSQVDALEDLMDPQHQSPCSSAISEQ